The Alphaproteobacteria bacterium 33-17 DNA window TGATGATTGATATAGACTTTAACTCATTCATAAGCTATATGTGCGCAAATATAATGGGCGGTGCTTCTATGGTTCACAGAGAACAAATGCAAGAATATTTAAAGGAATTAAAAAATCAGGCTAAAGCTGTTTTAGAAGACAAGTTACACAATCCCAATCTAGATGCTAGAACTAGGCAAGAAACAAGAGAATTTCTAAATAGTTTTGCTCAATATCAGATTCAATAGTAAAAAAAGACCATGGAAGATAGAATGTTCCATGGTCTAAAATATGCAGCAAAAAATATAATAGTCGTACACTCAGATTTTTTTACGGGGCATTGTTTTCAGCGTTGTTGTTGAAAACAATGCCCTTTTTTAACTAATTTATACTGTTTTTTGCTTATTTTGCTGAGGTTGATTTACAACTTCTTTCCAAATTCTTGGAGCAAAATTATCACATACAGTCTGAGCCACTTTGTTAGTAAATTTAGGTGTTGGACTGTTGCTTTTTATAGTTTTGCTAGTTACAAAATTGATTGCAAGATCTATTACAAGATTTAAGCAAACTTTAACAAGCCTTGAACATTGGATATTGTTAATTAGTAAAGCTGTCCCAACATACGATGCTGCATAAATAGCTGTAGATAATAATGAAACCCCAAGTTTTTTTGTAGGCGCAGGTGGGTTTAGTTTATCATCTGCTGGAGCAGGGTCTGTTTTAGACGCATCTTGTCCAGAGTTGTTAGTTTTTGCTTTGCTTGGATCAGGTTGTGCAGTGCCAGCAGCAGGATCAGCCTTCGGTGCTGGTGCAGCAGGGGCAGCTTGTGTGCCATTAGCAGGATTAGCTTCAGGCTGTGCAGCTTCTGGTGCAGCAGGTTGTGCTGGATCTACATCTTTTTTATCTTCTACTTTAGTGTCTGTAATTGTAGATGATTTAGTATCAATAGCAGGATCAGCCTTTGGTGCTGGTGCAGTAGGATCTGCTTGTGTACCATTTGCAGGATTAGCTTCAGGCTTTGCAGCTTCTGGTGCGGCAGGTTGTGCTGGATCTACATCTTTTTTATCTTCTACTTTAGTGTCTGTAGTTGTAGATGATTTAGGATCAATAGCAGGATCAGCCTTCGGTGCTGGTGCTGAAGGCGCAGGTTGTGTGCCATTAGCAGGATTAGCTTCAGGCTGTGCAGCTTCTGCTGCAGCAGGTTGTGCTGGATCTACGTCTTTTTTATCTTCTACTTTAGGATCAGCAGCAGGAGCTGGTTGTGGTGCAGCTTTTGGCTCTTCGGCTTTAGGTTCAATTGTAGGCTTCATTTCGTCAATAAATTCTTGAATCTCTTTAAATTCGATAGAAGAATCTTTATTCAGAAAATCTTTTTTATGCTTATCAGATGATAAAAGTGCTTTTTGAGCATTTCTAAAAGTTGACTGACTTTCTGCAATACAATCTGCTTGATTTTCATCTATACCCATTGCAGCTTTTAAAGCTGTTACATAATCTGCATTAGTTGTATATCCGGCAAAATTTTCTTGTTTAATTTTTTCAAGCATTTTTGTTAGAAACTGAATTGCCATAGGACCGCATTCGTCCTGATTATCACCTTGCGCTCTGAATAAATCATTAAAAACTAAATTATAATTATCTTTAAATTCACTTCTGTTTAGGTATCCGGCAATTGCAGGTAAACGATTACTTTCATCGCCAATTATTGAGGTAGCAGAATCAAAATAGTATAGCTTTAGATCAGAATTTCTTTTATCTAAAATAAGACTTTGGTAATGTGATTCAGCAAATAGTACTATTGCATTAATTTGATTTGGTGCTGATTTAACAAGACTAATAAAATCAGCTGCTTTGTCATCATCTTCTGCTCTATAGGAAAGGAAATGAAATTGGATATTTGAATGGTCTTTTGCCATAGCTTGTAATAAAGCTGCACATTGATCAGGTTTATATGCTTCTTGTTCAATTTGACCTGCAATATCATTAAGATACTTTGGATTTTCATCAGTATTAGGGAATATTACACTTAAGTGTATATTACATCCGAAGTTTCCATCTCCATAAACTCTTACTTTACTCATTTTTTTGTCTCCGTTTTGTTGTTGTGCTTTAGGTTGCTGCTGAGGAATGTTTACATTATTTTCCTCATTTGGTATACGGGTATTTATAACTAATCCCGGTATATCTATATTATTTTTTGCTAAATCAGCTTTTAATTTTGTTATATATTCATTTCGTCTTTGAATAATTATGCTTGCGTCATAATTTTCGATACGTTTCATTTCGCCATTAATCTCAACATAAGGCTTATCCAGCGATGGTTTTTGCGTACCGTCTTCATTATAAAGCGCACTCAGCCACTTTGTACGTAACGCCTCTTGATGAGCAGGATCGATAGGGTAGTGGGTATAAACGTGAACTTTTTCATTACCATAGCTGATATCACACTGATGTTCTTTAACATCTTGTCTAATTAAAGCTAATGGATAATCTGCATTATTTGATGCAGGAGTAAAAAAAGGGTTTTCGTAAACTATAGATATTTCTTTTTTATTAATTCCTGTTGATGAATTCTTAATAAGGTCTAATTTATAAACTGCTTTAATCCAGGATAATTTAATAACGTCAAAAGTTACTTCTTTGTTTTCATATCTAATATCTTGATTGTAATTTTTATGATATTCCATTAAATTCACCACTTCGGTTCCAGCAGGTGGTCGAATGTCTAATATATAACCTTCTAATGCATAATAGTTTGCACGCAGCAAATCTATTGTAGTAGAAGTTGCATGACAGGCGTCGCCACCTTGAAACTTGCTATTTGATAAATTTGAAGTGTAGTAATAACAAAACACTTCTTTTCCAATGTGATCTTGATAAGTAGTTGGACTTTTTAGTCCTCTGTAAAAAACTTCATTCCCAGTTGTTTTGTGAGTTCTAATTCCAACATTTAATCTATATTCCTGGGCATATAACTTATGTAAATTGTATTTAATATTATTACTAATTATGTTATATGATAATTTTTCTAAAGGTTTGTTTTTTAAAATAAATCCAACAGTTGCATTACTAGATATATTTCTTAAAATTGAGAGATATTTTCTAATTTGATTAAATTTAGCCTCATCAAGAACCTCGGGTAATTTTATAATATTTTTATAAGCTTCTTTATGCTCATTTTGTGTTGAGGTTTCTGAATAAATAATCCTAAGCTGATCTTTTAAAATATTTAAGCTATTATCTGTAAATATGCAGGGTTCGTTTTTCACTAGATCATCTAAAGATTTAAGTTCCTCAAGTAAAGATAATTTTAAGCCCAATGTTACAAGGTGATTAGAATGTTTTTTTAGACATTCTAAAATATCATCAAAATTTACATTAGATTTATCATTTGTAGAGTTAATATATTTAGAGATTAGGGAATCATGAATACCACAATAATAATACAAGATATTAGCCATGCAGCTTACGAAATATTCCTTTGATGATACTCTGTAATGTGTGCCATCAGTATCTAGCTTTGTATTTAGTATATCAGAAATTATATCAGCAAATATTTCTAAGTGTGTTAAGTTATCTTTCATATGTTCATGACATTAAAATTTAATTTATGGCGATTATACTAAAAAAAAGTTAAAATGTCAAGGCAAATTAACTTTTGGGTATTTTTTGCTGTTTAAAAGTGAAAAATTTGCTATATAGTTATAAAACTAAGATAACTTATATTACTTAAAAATATGAAATTTGAGATAAATAACAGCCACTTAGGGGTTTATGGGGTTATTCTAAATGAGGATAAAACCAAAATCCTTGTAATTGAAAAAGCTATAGGTTTTTATAAAGGTTTATATGATTTACCAGGTGGTACTCCTGAATTTGAGGAAAGTTTAGAGGAAACTTTGATAAGAGAAATTCTGGAAGAAACTGGTATGGAGGTTACAAATTCTAAGCAGCTTGGTGCTTATTTGAATATATTTAACGTAAATAATACTAAATATAGACATACTGCTATATTATACAATGTTAGCGCCAGAGGAAATCATAAAACAGATCCTGATGGTCAAGATTCAAACGGGTCAATTTGGCTAGATATTGATACTGCATTATCAGATAAATCTACTGAATTTGTAAAAATTGGACTTAGAGCAACATTAAACATATGATAACTATAGAATTATTAAAAAACAGGCTTGATAGCTTACCAAGGCTTTGTGAGATATGGCATACGGAGCTTGGAAGTACATGGGCACCAGATACGCCGATAGAAGATATAATAGAAAGATTCAAAACCCACTTAAATGACGATCAAATACCCTTAACGTATGTAGCTTTTGATAATAATATACCTATTGGGATGTGTAGTTTAAGGGAAAAAGATGGAACACTACGTCAAGACCTAAGCCCGTGCCTAGGGTCACTGGTTGTAGACAAACAATATCAGGGCAAAGGTATTGGTAAAATGCTTATGGAAAAAGTCATTAATAAAGCAAAATCAATGAATTATAAAACTTTATATCTTTTTGCTATAGGTGAAGGAAAATATAAGTATTATGAAAATAGTGGCTGGGAATCAGTTTGCGATGATGAGTTTAAAAATATCCCCGTGAAAGTAATGAAAATGGATCTGTAAATGTATAAAAAGATTATTGATAGCCCAGTAGGCAAAATATTAGCGATTTCTAATGGCAAGGAAATTACGGCAATTTATACAGAAAATCATAAGTATTTTATAGAAATAAATGATAACCATACCTTAGAAGTATTTGATTTGCTTGAAGCAGAATTAAATAGTTATTTTAAAGGTGAGCTAAATAATTTTACGGTTCCTCTTATAATGCAAGGTACTGAATTTCAAAAAAAAATATGGAAAAAACTATGTGAAATATCGCATGGTAAGGTCTTGTCTTATTTAGATATAGCGAAAAAAATTGGTAATATAAAAGCTGTGAGGGCGGTTGCAAACGCAATTGCCAAAAACCCGATTTCTATAATAGTGCCATGCCACAGAGTTATTGGAAGTAATGGTAAACTAACCGGATATGCTGGTGGTATTAATGCAAAAGAATACTTATTAGAACTAGAAAGCAGAATTACCTGTATTTAAAATATTAAATGCTATACCATTAAATTTACAAAGTAAATTTGGGGGTAGGCATGCTAAAATATTCTATATTATTATCATCTTTTTTAATTGCATCAAATGCTAATGCTTATGAAGTAGTAAAGCCTGAATTTGATGACAGAAAATGGGTTCTGGGTTTTACGTTGGATGCAGAAGCAGCAAAAAATGGTAAGATTGGTGCGGAGCAGTATGTTTTAGAAACTGAAACTATGCAAAACTGGTCTGAACTTGTTACAGTTAACTCGATGCCTGGCTTAAATATTTTGCAGCCATATAATTTTGAGCAGAGTAGCAAAAAAGAAATTGGCAAGATATGTAAGAAAATAGAGTGGTTTAGCACTCCTGAAGTTACAGGGCAAAAAGATCGCACATGGTCTTATAATATGAGTGAGTGCGGTAACTTGCCAAGTCAGTCAGAAATTGTAAGAGCATTTTCTACTGACGCGGGGTTTTATGTACTGCATTACTCAACAAGAAACCTGCCAATAAGTCCTGAAAATAAAGAAAAATGGACACAGGTTCTTCAAAAAACTACAGTAGAAAAAATTTATTAAGATATTTTTATTAAGTCACTGAATAGTTTGCATTATTGCAAATATTATAAACTGGCTTGGGTTTCGTGAGTCTTAATATATTGACAAAACCGATAATACCAGCTATGTTCATAATCGCATGTGCTTTCTAGCTAAATATTTTTCTACGCCTAGTGCTTTTAAACTAAATAACCTAGAAGCGCCGCTAAGGGTGCCGGGTGTTTCGGTTGTATAATTCAGATCATAGGGCTCTTATTACAAACGCTTGCAATTAATTTTGTAAGTAAAAACAATGATTTATTTATACTAAAGGAGAATGCCCCATGGCAATTGGAACAGTTAAGTGGTTCAACCCAACAAAAGGTTTTGGTTTTATTTGCCCAGAAGAAAAAGGTAGCGATGTATTCGTACACATTAGCGCCGTAGAAAAAGCAGGAATGAAAAATCTTGCTGAAGGTCAACGTATCAGCTATGAACTCGTTGAAAGCAGAGGCAGAGCGTCTGCAGACAATTTAGCGGTTGTTGATTAATATTAAAGCTTTAGATTAAGCGCGATATTTAATTATATTTTTTAACGTACGCGAGGCAAATTTTGCATTCTATGCCTAGGTTGCTTTGCTATTATTAGGTTTATTATGCAAAATTTTCTTTCTTTCGGCTTGCCGGAACAATTAGTTATTTCTTTAACACATCTCAAATTTGAAACGCCAACCCCAATTCAGCATCAGGTTATTCCTGACGCGATGAAAGGTAGTGATATTCTAGGTTCAGCGCAAACCGGTACTGGTAAAACTGGTGCATTCGGTATACCGCTTGTTTCTAAACTTCTAAACGACGAGTACGCAAACGCACTAGTTATGACTCCTACACGTGAGCTTGCTGTGCAGGTACTTAAAACTTTAGACAGTTTCCTTGGTGGTAGACGCAGTAAAATAAAAACAGCCTTATTGATTGGTGGTGAGCCAATTGGTAAGCAGTTTGGTCAACTTAAATCCAGACCACGTTTAATCGTTGGTACACCTGGAAGAATCAATGATCATATCGATCGTGGTAGCCTTATTCTTAACAATACTAACTTTTTAGTACTTGATGAAACAGACCGTATGCTTGACATGGGTTTTGTACCGCAAATCGATAGAATCGTAAGTTTCTTACCAGCAGAAAGACAAACATTATTATTCTCAGCGACTCTTCCTAAGAATATTGTTGAAATGT harbors:
- a CDS encoding GNAT family N-acetyltransferase — protein: MITIELLKNRLDSLPRLCEIWHTELGSTWAPDTPIEDIIERFKTHLNDDQIPLTYVAFDNNIPIGMCSLREKDGTLRQDLSPCLGSLVVDKQYQGKGIGKMLMEKVINKAKSMNYKTLYLFAIGEGKYKYYENSGWESVCDDEFKNIPVKVMKMDL
- a CDS encoding cold-shock protein; amino-acid sequence: MAIGTVKWFNPTKGFGFICPEEKGSDVFVHISAVEKAGMKNLAEGQRISYELVESRGRASADNLAVVD